In Phalacrocorax aristotelis chromosome 25, bGulAri2.1, whole genome shotgun sequence, the following proteins share a genomic window:
- the GPATCH4 gene encoding G patch domain-containing protein 4 isoform X2: MSAPQPPGRGMRFAESQLRRHGWRRGQGLGKRGDGIAEAIRVKVKCDAAGVGHDVAEPFSFYWWDHVFNKAAANIAVEDRQDGISVKTLSEQGVGISNKKPRKAGRAGTMLYGRFVKSATLTARGEESTRLPASSESSEEEEKLDLSSASRLTDEELIRACGGRTAHKGARHGLTMSAKLARLEEQERAFLATYRRTERQREPPESSPPAGRREKRKKKKKKQCRDEGDPEVLQSQEPSGEDEVAGEEEEVMKRKKKKNQEPSGEDEVAGEEEEVMKRKKKKNQEPSGEDEVAGEEEEVMKRKKKKNQEPSGEDEVAGEEEEVMKRKKKKNQEPSGEEEVAGEEEEVMKRKKKKNQEPSGEDEVAGEEEEVMKRKKKKNQEPSGEDEVAGEEEEVMKRKKKKNQEPSGEDEVAGEEEEVMKRKKKKNQEPSGEDEVAGEEEEVMKRKKKKNQEPSGEEEVAGEEEEVMKRKKKKNQEPSGEDEVAGEEEEVMKRKKKKNQEPSGEDEVAGEEEEVMKRKKKKNQEPSGEDEVAGNKGKAAKRKKKKREEDKEELAETEIPLEDTNEPDQAGHKPRKKKRKREPE, translated from the exons ggcaggggctggggaagcgGGGGGACGGCATCGCCGAGGCCATCCGGGTGAAGGTGAAGTGCGACGCGGCAGGG GTGGGACACGACGTGGCGGAGCCATTCTCCTTCTACTGGTGGGATCACGTCTTCAACAAGGCCGCCGCCAACATCGCCGTGGAGGACAGACAG GATGGCATCTCTGTGAAGACGCTTTCCGAGCAGGGCGTCGGGATCAGCAATAAGAAGCCCCGCAAGGCCGGCAGAGCCGGCACCATGTTGTACGGCCGCTTCGTGAAG TCGGCCACGCTCACAGCACGCGGGGAGGAGTCCACGAGGCTGCCCGCCAGCTCAGAGAGCAGCgaggaagaggagaagctgGACCTCTCTTCGGCCAGTAG GCTGACGGACGAGGAGCTGATACGAGCCTGCGGGGGCCGCACGGCACACAA GGGCGCGCGTCACGGCCTGACCATGAGCGCCAAGCTGGCGCgcctggaggagcaggagcgaGCCTTCCTGGCCACGTACCGACGCACGGAGCGGCAGCGTGAGCCCCCAGAGAGCAGCCCCCCAGCGGGGAGGcgggagaaaaggaagaagaaaaagaagaaacagtgcaGGGATGAAGGAGATCCTGaggtgctgcagagccaggagccaAGCGGAGAAGACGAggtggcaggagaggaagaggaggtcatgaagaggaagaagaagaagaaccAGGAGCCAAGCGGAGAAGACGAggtggcaggagaggaagaggaggtcatgaagaggaagaagaagaagaaccAGGAGCCAAGCGGAGAAGACGAggtggcaggagaggaagaggaggtcatgaagaggaagaagaagaagaaccAGGAGCCAAGCGGAGAAGACGAggtggcaggagaggaagaggaggtcatgaagaggaagaagaaaaagaaccagGAGCCaagtggagaagaggaggtggcaggagaggaagaggaggtcatgaagaggaagaagaagaagaaccAGGAGCCAAGCGGAGAAGACGAggtggcaggagaggaagaggaggtcatgaagaggaagaagaagaagaaccAGGAGCCAAGCGGAGAAGACGAggtggcaggagaggaagaggaggtcatgaagaggaagaagaagaagaaccAGGAGCCAAGCGGAGAAGACGAggtggcaggagaggaagaggaggtcatgaagaggaagaagaagaagaaccAGGAGCCAAGCGGAGAAGACGAggtggcaggagaggaagaggaggtcatgaagaggaagaagaaaaagaaccagGAGCCaagtggagaagaggaggtggcaggagaggaagaggaggtcatgaagaggaagaagaagaagaaccAGGAGCCAAGCGGAGAAGACGAggtggcaggagaggaagaggaggtcatgaagaggaagaagaagaagaaccAGGAGCCAAGCGGAGAAGACGAggtggcaggagaggaagaggaggtcatgaagaggaagaagaagaagaaccAGGAGCCAAGCGGAGAAGACGAGGTGGCAGGAAACAAAGGGAAGGctgcaaagaggaagaagaagaagcgGGAGGAGGACAAAGAAGAGCTGGCGGAGACAGAGATACCTCTAGAAGACACCAACGAGCCAGACCAGGCTGGGCACAAGCccaggaagaagaagaggaagagggagcCAGAGTGA
- the GPATCH4 gene encoding G patch domain-containing protein 4 isoform X1, with protein MSAPQPPGRGMRFAESQLRRHGWRRGQGLGKRGDGIAEAIRVKVKCDAAGVGHDVAEPFSFYWWDHVFNKAAANIAVEDRQSATLTARGEESTRLPASSESSEEEEKLDLSSASRLTDEELIRACGGRTAHKGARHGLTMSAKLARLEEQERAFLATYRRTERQREPPESSPPAGRREKRKKKKKKQCRDEGDPEVLQSQEPSGEDEVAGEEEEVMKRKKKKNQEPSGEDEVAGEEEEVMKRKKKKNQEPSGEDEVAGEEEEVMKRKKKKNQEPSGEDEVAGEEEEVMKRKKKKNQEPSGEEEVAGEEEEVMKRKKKKNQEPSGEDEVAGEEEEVMKRKKKKNQEPSGEDEVAGEEEEVMKRKKKKNQEPSGEDEVAGEEEEVMKRKKKKNQEPSGEDEVAGEEEEVMKRKKKKNQEPSGEEEVAGEEEEVMKRKKKKNQEPSGEDEVAGEEEEVMKRKKKKNQEPSGEDEVAGEEEEVMKRKKKKNQEPSGEDEVAGNKGKAAKRKKKKREEDKEELAETEIPLEDTNEPDQAGHKPRKKKRKREPE; from the exons ggcaggggctggggaagcgGGGGGACGGCATCGCCGAGGCCATCCGGGTGAAGGTGAAGTGCGACGCGGCAGGG GTGGGACACGACGTGGCGGAGCCATTCTCCTTCTACTGGTGGGATCACGTCTTCAACAAGGCCGCCGCCAACATCGCCGTGGAGGACAGACAG TCGGCCACGCTCACAGCACGCGGGGAGGAGTCCACGAGGCTGCCCGCCAGCTCAGAGAGCAGCgaggaagaggagaagctgGACCTCTCTTCGGCCAGTAG GCTGACGGACGAGGAGCTGATACGAGCCTGCGGGGGCCGCACGGCACACAA GGGCGCGCGTCACGGCCTGACCATGAGCGCCAAGCTGGCGCgcctggaggagcaggagcgaGCCTTCCTGGCCACGTACCGACGCACGGAGCGGCAGCGTGAGCCCCCAGAGAGCAGCCCCCCAGCGGGGAGGcgggagaaaaggaagaagaaaaagaagaaacagtgcaGGGATGAAGGAGATCCTGaggtgctgcagagccaggagccaAGCGGAGAAGACGAggtggcaggagaggaagaggaggtcatgaagaggaagaagaagaagaaccAGGAGCCAAGCGGAGAAGACGAggtggcaggagaggaagaggaggtcatgaagaggaagaagaagaagaaccAGGAGCCAAGCGGAGAAGACGAggtggcaggagaggaagaggaggtcatgaagaggaagaagaagaagaaccAGGAGCCAAGCGGAGAAGACGAggtggcaggagaggaagaggaggtcatgaagaggaagaagaaaaagaaccagGAGCCaagtggagaagaggaggtggcaggagaggaagaggaggtcatgaagaggaagaagaagaagaaccAGGAGCCAAGCGGAGAAGACGAggtggcaggagaggaagaggaggtcatgaagaggaagaagaagaagaaccAGGAGCCAAGCGGAGAAGACGAggtggcaggagaggaagaggaggtcatgaagaggaagaagaagaagaaccAGGAGCCAAGCGGAGAAGACGAggtggcaggagaggaagaggaggtcatgaagaggaagaagaagaagaaccAGGAGCCAAGCGGAGAAGACGAggtggcaggagaggaagaggaggtcatgaagaggaagaagaaaaagaaccagGAGCCaagtggagaagaggaggtggcaggagaggaagaggaggtcatgaagaggaagaagaagaagaaccAGGAGCCAAGCGGAGAAGACGAggtggcaggagaggaagaggaggtcatgaagaggaagaagaagaagaaccAGGAGCCAAGCGGAGAAGACGAggtggcaggagaggaagaggaggtcatgaagaggaagaagaagaagaaccAGGAGCCAAGCGGAGAAGACGAGGTGGCAGGAAACAAAGGGAAGGctgcaaagaggaagaagaagaagcgGGAGGAGGACAAAGAAGAGCTGGCGGAGACAGAGATACCTCTAGAAGACACCAACGAGCCAGACCAGGCTGGGCACAAGCccaggaagaagaagaggaagagggagcCAGAGTGA
- the NAXE gene encoding NAD(P)H-hydrate epimerase, with protein MPGPRALLGLGLLVAAGAARAGGRCPSRGWGRGWDRSRRHSAMHGPSAGPGPRGLRFLGQEEAQAIDQELFTEYKFSVDQLMELAGLSCATAIAKAYPPSSFTTSQPAVLVVCGPGNNGGDGLVCARHLKMFGYEPTVYYPKRPNKPLFEGLTTQCQKMDIPFLPEFPAEAALIDELYGLVVDAIFGFSFKGAVREPFNSILSTLERITVPIASIDIPSGWDVEKGKADGLQPDMLISLTAPKKAAMHFAGRYHFLGGRFVPAALQEKYALNLPPYPATDCVLQLT; from the exons ATGCCGGGCCCGcgggcgctgctggggctggggctgctggtggcggcgggggcggcgcgggcgggcgggcgctgcccgagccggggctggggccggggctgggACCGGAGCCGCCGCCACAGCGCCATGCACGGCCCCAgcgcggggcccggcccgcGGGGGCTCCGCTTCCTCGG gcaggaggaggccCAGGCCATCGACCAGGAGCTCTTCACCGAGTACAAGTTCAGCGTGGACCAGCTGATGGAGCTGGCGGGGCTGAGCTGCGCCACCGCCATCGCCAAG GCTTACCCGCCCAGCTCCTTCACCACGAGCCAGCCCGCCGTCCTGGTCGTGTGTGGGCCGGGGAACAACGGCGGCGACGGCTTGGTCTGCGCCCGGCACCTTAAAATGTTT GGCTATGAGCCGACCGTGTATTACCCCAAGCGCCCCAACAAGCCGCTGTTTGAAGGTTTGACCACCCAGTGCCAGAAGATGGACATCCCCTTCCTCCCCGAGTTCCCAGCTGAG GCTGCGCTCATCGATGAGCTCTACGGCCTGGTGGTGGATGCCATTTTTGGGTTCAGCTTCAAGGGAGCGGTGCGGGAGCCCTTCAACAGCATCCTCAGCACCCTCGAGCGCATCACCGTGCCCATCGCCAGCATCGACATCCCCTCAG GCTGGGATGTGGAGAAGGGGAAGGCGGACGGTCTCCAGCCCGACATGCTCATCTCGCTCACGGCACCCAAGAAGGCGGCGATGCATTTCGCTGGCCGCTACCACTTCCTCGGGGGCAGGTTTGTTCCCGCCGCGCTCCAGGAGAAATACGCTTTAAACCTACCGCCGTACCCTGCGACGGACTGCGTCCTGCAGCTGACCTag